The Desulfovermiculus halophilus DSM 18834 genome has a window encoding:
- a CDS encoding integrase core domain-containing protein, with product MSQTISPGADKPYGVQRVCTVWEQARSSFYHASRQSPPAVPKRRGPRPLISDEDLLGLIRHDLATSPFVGEGHRKVWGRLRFRDGHRVSRKRILRIMRENHLLSPHRGRPKAAKAHEGKIITMAPNLMWGTDGTRVFTLDEGWVWIFAAVEHWNAECVGWHVCKTGDRYAALQPLSMALSRLYGSVEKGIARGLSLRMDHGTQYLSDHFQNQIKFWGITPSFAFVAEPQTNGVAERFNRTLKEQAIYGRVFRTVDDVRKAVKTFVSLYNSEWRVEKNAFTSPDEIRHNWLENRMAA from the coding sequence ATGAGCCAAACGATCTCCCCGGGAGCAGACAAGCCCTACGGCGTCCAGCGGGTTTGCACTGTCTGGGAACAGGCTCGCTCCTCGTTCTATCATGCCTCGCGCCAAAGTCCACCAGCGGTGCCTAAACGTCGTGGTCCGCGTCCATTGATAAGTGACGAGGACCTATTGGGCTTGATCCGTCACGACCTGGCAACCTCACCGTTCGTAGGAGAGGGACACCGTAAGGTCTGGGGACGGTTACGGTTCCGTGATGGCCACCGTGTGTCACGCAAGCGGATTCTGCGGATCATGCGCGAAAACCACCTACTTTCTCCGCACCGAGGACGGCCCAAAGCTGCCAAGGCGCATGAGGGCAAGATCATCACCATGGCACCGAACTTGATGTGGGGCACCGATGGCACCCGCGTCTTCACTCTTGACGAGGGCTGGGTCTGGATCTTTGCGGCTGTGGAGCATTGGAACGCCGAATGCGTCGGCTGGCATGTGTGCAAAACCGGCGACCGCTATGCAGCCCTGCAGCCCCTTTCCATGGCCTTAAGCCGCCTTTACGGCAGCGTAGAGAAAGGAATTGCCCGGGGGCTGTCCCTGCGCATGGACCATGGCACCCAGTACCTCTCAGACCATTTTCAGAACCAGATCAAGTTCTGGGGGATCACTCCCAGCTTTGCCTTCGTTGCCGAGCCTCAAACCAACGGAGTTGCCGAACGTTTTAACCGCACCTTGAAAGAGCAAGCCATTTATGGCCGAGTTTTCCGTACCGTCGATGATGTTCGCAAGGCCGTAAAGACCTTCGTGAGCCTTTATAACAGCGAATGGCGAGTCGAGAAAAACGCCTTCACGTCACCTGACGAAATCCGCCATAACTGGCTGGAAAATCGGATGGCAGCATAG
- a CDS encoding IS110 family transposase: protein MKKSSIFVGLDVHKNSIEIAIAEAGRNGEVRSYGKIDGSLGALDKVIRKLVSKGYELHFVYEAGPCGYEIYRHLAAQGFDCMVVAPAMIPKQSGNRIKNDHRDAQMLARLHRAGELSAVFVPFAEDEAMRDLTRSREDAKLAEKKAKQRILAFLLRHGHHFNGRSHWSQAHLRWIAGIKMPHPAQQIVLQEYVDAFTECTRRVERLTGQIQQLLPQWRMVSVVKAYQSLRGVSLIVAATTVAEIGDMTRFTSPVELMSYLGLVPSEHSSGEKTKRGAITKTGNGHVRRVLVEASWAYRLPARVSRELRKRQEGLSQEICDISWKAQLRLCARYKRMLAKGKPKQVIVTAIARELCAFMWAIAHEVEFPIMA from the coding sequence ATGAAGAAGTCTAGCATATTTGTAGGATTGGACGTCCACAAAAACTCCATTGAGATCGCTATCGCCGAAGCTGGCCGAAACGGTGAAGTTCGCAGTTACGGAAAAATTGACGGGAGCCTTGGCGCCCTCGACAAAGTCATCCGAAAACTGGTTTCGAAAGGTTATGAGCTGCATTTCGTCTATGAAGCTGGCCCCTGTGGTTATGAGATTTATCGCCATCTTGCAGCTCAAGGATTTGATTGCATGGTGGTTGCGCCAGCAATGATTCCCAAGCAAAGTGGCAACCGAATCAAAAATGATCACCGGGATGCCCAAATGCTGGCCCGCCTGCATCGGGCCGGTGAATTGTCGGCTGTTTTTGTGCCGTTTGCCGAAGATGAAGCCATGCGGGACCTCACCCGATCGAGAGAGGATGCCAAGTTGGCGGAAAAAAAGGCCAAGCAGCGCATTTTGGCTTTTCTTCTCCGGCACGGTCACCACTTCAACGGGCGAAGCCACTGGAGCCAGGCGCATTTGCGTTGGATCGCCGGAATCAAAATGCCTCATCCGGCCCAACAGATCGTCCTTCAGGAATATGTGGACGCATTCACTGAATGCACTCGCCGTGTGGAGCGCCTTACGGGGCAAATCCAACAGCTTTTGCCCCAATGGCGAATGGTTTCGGTAGTAAAGGCTTACCAATCCCTCCGGGGTGTCTCCTTGATTGTGGCCGCCACAACTGTTGCCGAGATAGGAGACATGACGCGCTTTACGAGCCCCGTTGAACTGATGTCCTATCTCGGTTTGGTGCCTTCGGAGCACTCCAGTGGCGAAAAAACAAAACGGGGCGCCATTACAAAAACAGGCAATGGCCATGTGCGCCGGGTTCTGGTGGAAGCCTCCTGGGCATACCGCCTTCCTGCCCGGGTTAGTCGGGAGTTGCGCAAACGCCAAGAAGGTCTGTCGCAGGAGATATGCGATATCTCCTGGAAAGCCCAGCTTCGATTGTGTGCCCGCTACAAACGAATGCTGGCGAAGGGTAAGCCCAAACAGGTGATCGTGACGGCCATCGCCCGAGAACTCTGTGCCTTTATGTGGGCAATAGCCCATGAGGTTGAATTTCCGATAATGGCATAA